One Bombina bombina isolate aBomBom1 unplaced genomic scaffold, aBomBom1.pri scaffold_776, whole genome shotgun sequence genomic window carries:
- the LOC128643493 gene encoding nuclear protein localization protein 4 homolog produces the protein MSRPSPGNRAMAESITIRIQSPEGVKRIIASKRETAATFLKKVAKEFGFINNGFSVYLNRNRTGEISASPNKSLNLLKIK, from the exons ATGAGTAGACCCAGCCCGGGTAATAGGGCCATGGCGGAGAGTATT ACTATCCGTATCCAGTCTCCTGAAGGAGTCAAACGCATTATCGCAAGCAAGCGGGAAACTGCAGCCACGTTTCTTAAAAAA gtAGCTAAAGAGTTTGGTTTCATAAATAATGGTTTCTCTGTTTATCTAAACAGAAACCGGACAGGGGAAATTTCTGCTTCTCCAAACAAATCTCTCAATTTACTGAAAATCAAGTAA